From the Lathyrus oleraceus cultivar Zhongwan6 chromosome 4, CAAS_Psat_ZW6_1.0, whole genome shotgun sequence genome, one window contains:
- the LOC127073992 gene encoding cytochrome P450 736A117, whose protein sequence is MLLLIIISSIFLILFMIIKWYSNSTKTKNSPPSPPKFPIIGNLHQLGLFPHRTLQSLAKQYGPFMQIHLGSVPVLVVSSPEAACEIMKTHDRVFANRPQTKLYDILLYDCKDVSTAAYGEYWRQIRSISVLHLLSAKRVQSLRAVREEEVGFMVEKIKQCCSGSVPVNISELVSTTINDIVCRVALGRKYSGESGKGFKKLLMEFTELLGTIIVGDYVPWLDWLTHVSGFYARAKRVAKEFDDLLEDVVEDHIRKQKEDSDFSSAEDHRDFVDVLLWIQRTESLGFPIDRTVIKALLLDMFSGGTDTISTLLEWTMTELLKHPNIMKKLQEEARAVANGRTHITEDDLRSMKYLPAVIKETLRVHPPIPLLVPRENRQDIKVTGYHIKGGTRVIINAWAIARDPTYWDQPEDFKPERFLSSEIDVKGNDFRLIPFGAGRRGCPGIVYAMAAGEIVLANLVHKFNWELHGDAAGLENLDMSETFGLTMHRKTPLLATATYE, encoded by the exons ATGCTGCTACTCATAATAATCTCTTCTATCTTTCTCATCCTTTTTATGATAATCAAATGGTATTCCAATTCTACAAAAACCAAAAACTCACCTCCTTCTCCTCCAAAATTCCCTATAATAGGAAATTTACATCAACTTGGCCTATTCCCTCACCGCACACTTCAATCTCTGGCTAAACAATATGGCCCTTTCATGCAAATCCATCTTGGGAGTGTACCAGTTCTTGTAGTCTCATCACCTGAAGCAGCATGTGAGATTATGAAAACTCATGACCGCGTCTTTGCAAACAGACCCCAAACTAAACTTTATGACATACTTTTATATGATTGCAAAGATGTTTCCACAGCTGCATATGGAGAGTATTGGAGACAGATAAGGAGTATTTCTGTTTTACATCTTCTCAGTGCTAAAAGGGTTCAATCTCTTCGCGCTGTGAGAGAGGAAGAAGTTGGTTTTATGGTGGAGAAAATAAAGCAGTGCTGTTCTGGTTCGGTGCCGGTGAATATAAGTGAATTAGTCTCCACAACTATTAACGATATAGTTTGTAGGGTTGCTTTGGGGAGAAAGTATAGCGGTGAAAGTGGGAAGGGGTTTAAGAAGTTGTTGATGGAGTTTACAGAGTTACTAGGTACTATTATTGTTGGTGACTATGTTCCTTGGCTTGATTGGTTGACCCATGTTTCTGGATTTTATGCAAGAGCAAAAAGAGTGGCTAAAGAGTTTGATGATCTTTTGGAGGATGTTGTTGAAGATCATATCAGGAAGCAGAAAGAAGACAGTGATTTTTCAAGTGCTGAAGATCATCGTGACTTTGTTGATGTTTTGCTTTGGATTCAAAGGACAGAATCACTTGGCTTTCCAATTGACAGAACTGTCATAAAAGCTCTGTTGTTG GACATGTTTTCTGGTGGCACAGACACAATATCCACGTTGCTAGAGTGGACAATGACAGAACTCTTAAAACATCCAAATATCATGAAGAAATTACAAGAAGAAGCAAGGGCAGTCGCTAATGGAAGAACACACATAACAGAAGATGATTTGCGTAGCATGAAATACTTACCAGCAGTGATTAAAGAAACACTGCGAGTACATCCACCAATCCCATTACTAGTCCCTCGAGAAAACAGACAAGATATCAAAGTAACTGGTTACCACATCAAAGGTGGGACACGAGTAATCATAAATGCTTGGGCCATTGCAAGAGATCCAACATATTGGGATCAACCTGAAGATTTCAAGCCAGAGAGATTCCTGAGTAGTGAAATAGATGTGAAGGGAAATGATTTCCGATTGATTCCATTTGGAGCAGGGAGAAGGGGCTGTCCAGGGATAGTTTATGCTATGGCTGCCGGTGAAATTGTGTTGGCCAACCTTGTGCATAAATTTAATTGGGAATTACATGGTGATGCTGCAGGATTGGAAAACTTGGACATGTCTGAAACATTTGGTTTAACCATGCATAGAAAGACTCCTCTTCTAGCAACTGCAACCTATGAATGA